In Blastopirellula sp. J2-11, a single genomic region encodes these proteins:
- a CDS encoding FliI/YscN family ATPase — protein sequence MERICSQLDQLMSHDLVGGVVETIGTTIAVGGFPAPVGSVVEIQRQSGKPLAGEVVGFRGELTLVFPLEQLSGVRQGSRVRLIRTLRSIPVGDSLLGRIVDAHGNCIDGLPHPALTMRAPMDQDPPLATSRPRIHETFSTGVRAIDGMLTCGDGQRIGIFAGSGVGKSVTLGMMAKYASSEVNVIALIGERGREVNDFIERDLGPEGMARSVVVVATSDQPAIMRVQAAMAATSIAEYFRESGRRVLFMMDSVTRFAMAQREIGLAAGEPPTTKGYTPSVFAMLPKLVERTGRSAQGSITAFYTVLVEGDDTNEPVSDAVRGLLDGHVILSRAIAAKGHYPAIDILASISRLMNDLVSEEMRRAAQTIRELMSTYRENEDLINIGAYRQGTNPQIDLAIRMRSEVDTFLRQAMEEKSSVAAAQQQLLQLAAKCGARPVPNAAALAKAKRQTQQAGA from the coding sequence ATGGAACGCATTTGCAGTCAACTTGATCAGCTGATGTCGCACGACTTGGTCGGCGGCGTGGTGGAGACGATCGGCACCACGATCGCCGTCGGCGGTTTTCCGGCGCCGGTTGGATCGGTTGTCGAGATCCAACGTCAGTCGGGCAAGCCGCTGGCAGGAGAAGTAGTCGGGTTTCGAGGGGAGCTGACGTTGGTCTTTCCTTTGGAGCAACTGAGCGGCGTCCGGCAAGGGAGTCGTGTGCGGTTGATTCGCACGCTCCGTTCGATTCCGGTCGGCGACTCGCTGTTGGGACGAATCGTCGACGCGCATGGCAATTGTATTGACGGCTTGCCACATCCGGCGCTGACGATGCGAGCTCCGATGGATCAAGATCCGCCGCTGGCGACCAGTCGGCCGCGAATTCATGAAACATTTTCGACCGGCGTGCGCGCCATCGACGGCATGTTGACGTGCGGCGATGGGCAACGCATCGGCATCTTCGCCGGTTCCGGCGTCGGCAAGAGCGTGACGCTGGGCATGATGGCGAAGTACGCGTCGTCGGAAGTCAACGTCATCGCACTGATCGGTGAACGCGGCCGCGAAGTCAATGACTTTATTGAACGGGACCTGGGCCCCGAGGGAATGGCGCGGAGCGTGGTTGTGGTGGCGACCAGCGATCAGCCTGCCATCATGCGCGTGCAGGCGGCGATGGCCGCGACCAGCATCGCTGAATATTTTCGTGAATCAGGGCGGCGCGTGCTGTTCATGATGGACTCGGTGACTCGTTTCGCGATGGCGCAGCGAGAGATTGGTCTCGCTGCAGGCGAACCGCCGACGACCAAAGGATACACGCCATCGGTATTTGCGATGCTGCCCAAGTTGGTCGAACGAACCGGTCGCAGCGCCCAAGGAAGCATCACCGCTTTCTATACCGTGTTGGTCGAAGGGGACGATACGAACGAACCGGTCAGCGACGCCGTGCGAGGCTTGCTGGATGGTCACGTCATCCTGTCACGAGCGATCGCGGCGAAAGGACATTATCCGGCGATTGATATCTTGGCCAGCATCAGCCGCCTGATGAACGATCTGGTAAGCGAAGAAATGCGTCGCGCGGCGCAAACAATTCGAGAGTTGATGTCGACCTACCGCGAGAACGAAGATCTGATCAATATCGGCGCCTATCGCCAAGGAACGAATCCTCAGATTGATCTAGCGATCCGCATGCGAAGTGAGGTCGACACGTTTTTGCGTCAAGCGATGGAGGAGAAATCATCGGTCGCCGCCGCTCAGCAGCAGTTGTTGCAGCTCGCTGCGAAGTGCGGAGCCCGACCGGTTCCGAATGCAGCCGCATTGGCGAAAGCGAAGCGACAGACCCAGCAAGCCGGCGCCTAA
- the fliN gene encoding flagellar motor switch protein FliN encodes MSDDQIGQDEIEELLRQASTGKLEASSEAKPAAADIESLGQNEIEALLAGAGGGGSAASSSAAKPAHAAATAAPAMPRGTSDDGMDPNDIEFLLNQAQAALASLDSPAEMATDAQLFQLRDFGGAPASTSKTTIDLVRDVELDVKIELGRTNMYLEDVLKMNKGSVVSLDKLAGDPVDIYVNGRMIARGEVLVLNDNFCVRIAELIVGDGIE; translated from the coding sequence ATGAGCGACGATCAAATTGGGCAGGACGAAATCGAAGAGCTGTTGCGCCAAGCGTCAACCGGAAAGCTCGAAGCGTCCAGCGAAGCGAAACCTGCAGCGGCTGATATCGAGTCGCTGGGTCAGAACGAAATCGAAGCGCTGCTGGCAGGCGCCGGAGGAGGCGGATCCGCCGCTTCTAGTTCGGCCGCCAAGCCTGCACATGCCGCAGCGACGGCCGCTCCGGCAATGCCGCGCGGTACGAGCGATGATGGCATGGACCCGAATGATATCGAATTTCTGCTGAATCAAGCCCAAGCGGCGCTCGCTTCGCTTGATTCGCCTGCCGAGATGGCGACTGACGCCCAGTTGTTTCAACTCCGCGATTTCGGCGGCGCTCCGGCTAGCACTAGCAAAACCACGATCGATCTGGTTCGCGACGTTGAGCTGGACGTCAAGATTGAGCTGGGGCGGACCAACATGTATCTGGAAGACGTCCTCAAGATGAACAAGGGCTCGGTCGTTTCGCTCGACAAGCTGGCCGGGGATCCTGTCGATATCTACGTGAATGGGCGGATGATCGCTCGCGGCGAAGTGCTGGTCCTCAACGACAACTTCTGCGTTCGCATCGCCGAATTGATTGTCGGGGATGGAATCGAATAA
- a CDS encoding flagellar basal body-associated FliL family protein → MAESTPNSSGGPSLMTKLKILGAVLALVGLECMLAYFVIPSPEDVIEAAEMRARQHTATEPDVEDLTAVSDKATVEVDLKNFGITAYQPLANTTLRIDFHLYAMVNAENQGEFETLIEQNEHRFREQVLVTLRSSEVSDLTDPGLGLLKRKILEKTNRILGKPLVKSVIFSDYSFIEQ, encoded by the coding sequence ATGGCTGAATCAACGCCCAATAGCTCCGGTGGGCCTTCGCTGATGACCAAGCTCAAGATATTGGGCGCGGTGTTGGCGCTTGTTGGCCTGGAATGCATGCTTGCTTACTTCGTCATTCCCTCGCCGGAAGATGTGATTGAAGCGGCGGAAATGCGAGCGCGACAGCACACAGCCACCGAGCCGGATGTGGAAGATCTAACGGCGGTTTCCGATAAAGCGACCGTTGAAGTGGATCTGAAAAACTTTGGAATCACCGCCTATCAGCCGTTGGCCAATACGACGCTCCGGATCGACTTTCATCTGTATGCGATGGTGAACGCCGAGAATCAAGGAGAATTTGAGACGCTGATTGAGCAGAACGAACATCGCTTTCGCGAGCAGGTGCTCGTCACGCTTCGAAGTTCCGAAGTCAGCGACCTGACCGATCCAGGTTTGGGCTTGCTTAAGCGCAAGATTTTAGAGAAAACAAATCGCATTCTGGGGAAACCCCTCGTTAAATCAGTCATTTTCAGCGACTACTCCTTTATCGAGCAGTAG
- a CDS encoding FliH/SctL family protein: MSVIKAEQLLREDHDFSAVAFNFEDVTDRAQGELAKIKQYAAKLIQDAQQEATKIRQQAAIAGQGDATQKAQQTLKTQVDQQAATVVPALQQIVKELSEAKQLFLKEWEDAALHVACSIAEKIIRREVAARPEIGVEMIRETIKLASGCGEIVVHMNPADIDAMDQGASNSANVLRRLSPSQIVPDPALSRGSCRVETQFGEIDGQIETQLQRIEEQLK; the protein is encoded by the coding sequence ATGAGCGTTATCAAAGCGGAACAACTGCTACGCGAAGACCACGATTTTTCGGCGGTCGCCTTCAATTTTGAAGATGTCACCGATCGCGCGCAAGGCGAACTGGCCAAGATCAAACAATACGCGGCCAAACTGATTCAAGACGCACAGCAAGAAGCGACAAAAATTCGCCAACAAGCGGCGATCGCCGGACAAGGGGACGCGACGCAAAAGGCGCAGCAAACGCTGAAAACCCAAGTTGACCAACAAGCGGCGACCGTCGTGCCGGCGCTGCAGCAAATTGTAAAAGAGCTGTCGGAAGCGAAGCAGCTGTTTTTGAAGGAATGGGAAGACGCCGCTTTGCATGTCGCCTGCTCGATCGCAGAAAAAATCATCCGTCGCGAAGTCGCGGCGCGGCCGGAGATCGGCGTTGAGATGATTCGCGAAACCATCAAGCTGGCGAGCGGCTGCGGCGAAATTGTCGTGCACATGAACCCCGCCGATATTGATGCGATGGATCAAGGAGCTTCCAACTCGGCCAACGTATTACGTCGGCTCTCTCCCTCGCAGATTGTGCCGGATCCGGCCCTTTCGCGGGGAAGTTGCCGTGTAGAAACGCAATTTGGCGAGATCGACGGCCAGATTGAAACGCAGTTGCAACGGATCGAGGAGCAGCTGAAGTAA
- a CDS encoding flagellar hook-basal body complex protein: MGLASAMTTALTGMTAAETQIDVLGNNLANSQTVGFKASDALFANQFLQTRGLGSKPSETDGGTNPRQVGLGVMVAEITPNFTQGTIEVSSNPSDLAIQGDGFFIVQGNNGERLYTRNGIFKTNSNNELVTIGGERVLGFGIDENFNIQETQLVPLTIPLGAAAVAKATENVYLEGTLPATGDLATVAQVIESSILGNSAIPRPDVSGASAIVAETPDDSSSTTDSVSTPGIGSVVQGQTEGAGSVPDGTFDYRFTFSDAALANETQASANITVNVADLGDAIADNNTVTFPGAPQSSSYSQVNMYRSNDGGATYFLVSSTAMGAAVEDVAAAPTATQLPAANINGTGSGGLLGGGDVYEYRFAFVDADGNETVASDGQQITVDGAPADGNGYSVVLDNIPTSADYTDVRIYRTAAGGSDFYELDTISMAAAAGPYIDDGTVPLTANELNEDTINGNYSYLVTFGRAGQQESRPSLVLGPQNVINGRIDLTNLPLPAGGTPPYDTVNVYRNLSTDSASYYLVTELGAGESFVDDRSDAAISDLTNSANRRIDLDGPKVDSNTLLVDVVKRDGLNFESMFSEGVLTFKGSKGDRTLNEKSFTVTDTTIVQDLIEFLEASLGIQPSVNGNSNPIPGSENNIADETGDLSQGIYITTEGRIRVVSNNGVDNGIDIGLSSFQLDNGSGVVQNPNLNFGVIQEAVGESAVADVIVYDSLGVPMNVRVTTVLESRNGTNTVYRWFADSPDNDGDTIGDESEAARIAVGTGLIYFDGDGNFIGSDNNTVTINRRNIPSESPLEFDLNFDQLSGLAADKATLNASRQDGSGTGKLNSFIISEDGIIRGVFSSGVDRDLGMIQLARFANPSGLEQRGNNLFASGVNSGLPVQGDAGEEGIGSIIAGAVELSNTDIGGNLIDLILASTQYRGSSRIITTAQQLFDELLNIRR, encoded by the coding sequence ATGGGTCTAGCATCGGCCATGACGACTGCGTTAACAGGCATGACGGCCGCCGAAACGCAGATTGACGTGCTGGGCAATAACCTGGCGAACTCGCAAACGGTCGGCTTTAAAGCTTCCGATGCGTTGTTCGCCAATCAGTTTTTGCAAACGCGCGGACTAGGTTCTAAACCAAGTGAAACGGACGGCGGAACCAATCCGCGGCAAGTCGGTCTCGGCGTGATGGTTGCTGAGATTACCCCTAATTTCACCCAGGGAACGATCGAGGTGAGTTCGAATCCCTCGGATCTGGCGATTCAAGGGGACGGCTTCTTTATCGTCCAGGGGAACAACGGCGAACGGCTTTACACCCGCAACGGCATTTTCAAAACCAACTCGAACAATGAGCTGGTGACGATCGGCGGCGAACGGGTTCTCGGCTTTGGTATTGATGAAAACTTCAATATTCAAGAGACGCAGCTAGTGCCGTTGACGATTCCGCTGGGCGCCGCAGCTGTCGCCAAAGCGACTGAAAACGTCTATCTCGAAGGTACGCTGCCGGCGACCGGCGATCTGGCGACGGTCGCACAGGTGATCGAAAGTTCGATTCTCGGTAACAGCGCTATCCCTCGTCCCGATGTCAGCGGAGCTTCGGCGATTGTGGCGGAGACGCCGGATGACAGTTCGTCAACGACCGACAGCGTCTCGACGCCGGGGATTGGTTCGGTCGTTCAAGGGCAAACCGAAGGCGCCGGTTCGGTTCCGGATGGAACGTTCGACTATCGCTTTACGTTTTCTGACGCCGCTTTGGCGAATGAAACGCAGGCTTCGGCCAATATCACGGTCAACGTGGCCGATTTGGGGGACGCGATTGCGGACAACAATACGGTTACCTTTCCCGGCGCGCCGCAAAGCTCGAGTTACTCGCAAGTCAACATGTACCGCAGCAACGACGGCGGTGCGACCTACTTTTTGGTCAGCTCGACCGCGATGGGCGCGGCCGTTGAGGATGTTGCGGCGGCGCCGACGGCGACGCAATTGCCGGCGGCCAACATTAACGGAACAGGCTCTGGCGGCTTGCTGGGAGGGGGCGACGTGTATGAATATCGGTTCGCTTTTGTCGATGCGGATGGAAATGAGACGGTCGCGTCGGATGGTCAACAGATCACCGTCGATGGCGCTCCGGCCGATGGGAACGGGTACTCGGTCGTCCTCGATAATATTCCGACCAGCGCCGACTATACCGATGTTCGTATCTATCGTACGGCCGCCGGCGGCAGCGATTTTTATGAGCTCGATACGATCAGTATGGCGGCGGCCGCCGGTCCGTATATTGATGACGGCACGGTGCCGCTGACGGCCAATGAGCTGAACGAAGATACGATCAACGGCAACTACTCTTATCTGGTGACCTTCGGTCGCGCCGGACAGCAAGAGAGTCGACCTTCGTTGGTTCTCGGACCGCAAAACGTTATCAATGGTCGAATCGATCTAACCAATCTGCCGCTGCCGGCGGGGGGAACGCCTCCTTATGACACGGTGAACGTTTATCGCAATTTGTCCACCGATTCGGCGTCGTATTATCTTGTGACCGAACTAGGCGCAGGCGAGAGTTTTGTCGACGATCGATCGGACGCGGCGATTTCGGACCTCACAAATTCGGCCAATCGTCGGATTGACTTGGACGGACCAAAAGTCGACTCCAATACGTTATTGGTCGACGTTGTCAAACGGGACGGTTTGAACTTTGAGAGTATGTTCTCGGAAGGGGTGCTGACCTTCAAAGGTTCCAAAGGGGATCGTACGCTGAATGAAAAATCGTTTACCGTCACCGATACGACGATCGTTCAGGACCTGATCGAATTTCTCGAAGCGTCGCTTGGCATTCAGCCCTCGGTCAACGGCAACTCGAACCCGATTCCTGGTTCGGAAAATAACATTGCCGATGAGACCGGTGATTTGTCGCAAGGGATTTACATCACGACAGAAGGTCGGATTCGCGTCGTTTCTAACAACGGCGTTGACAATGGTATCGACATTGGGCTGTCGTCCTTCCAGTTGGACAACGGTTCAGGCGTGGTTCAGAATCCGAATCTGAACTTTGGCGTGATTCAAGAAGCTGTCGGTGAAAGCGCCGTGGCCGACGTGATTGTGTACGACTCATTAGGCGTGCCGATGAACGTTCGCGTGACGACGGTGCTGGAAAGCCGCAACGGCACGAATACCGTCTACCGTTGGTTCGCCGATTCGCCCGATAATGACGGCGATACGATCGGCGACGAGTCGGAAGCGGCGAGAATTGCAGTCGGCACCGGGCTGATTTATTTTGACGGCGACGGCAATTTTATCGGCTCTGACAACAACACGGTGACGATCAACCGACGCAACATTCCGTCGGAATCGCCGCTTGAGTTCGATCTCAACTTTGACCAGCTGTCGGGCCTGGCGGCTGATAAGGCGACTTTGAACGCATCGCGACAAGATGGTTCCGGCACCGGTAAGCTGAACAGTTTTATCATTAGCGAAGACGGGATTATCCGCGGCGTCTTTTCCAGCGGCGTCGATCGCGATCTGGGGATGATTCAGCTGGCTCGTTTCGCCAATCCCAGCGGTTTGGAGCAACGTGGTAACAATCTGTTCGCCTCCGGCGTGAACTCTGGTCTGCCTGTCCAAGGGGACGCCGGTGAAGAGGGGATCGGCAGTATCATTGCTGGCGCCGTCGAATTGTCGAATACCGATATCGGCGGAAACCTGATCGACTTGATTCTGGCTTCGACCCAGTACCGCGGCAGCTCACGAATCATTACAACCGCGCAGCAATTGTTCGACGAATTGCTGAATATCCGCCGATAG
- a CDS encoding flagellar FlbD family protein produces MIKLTRLGGHPFVLNAELIQYVEANPDTFITLTTGDRMVVAESLDDVLARAIRYQQAKFLAPAGPVTPA; encoded by the coding sequence ATGATCAAGCTAACGCGATTGGGAGGGCATCCATTCGTACTGAATGCGGAATTGATTCAGTATGTGGAAGCTAATCCAGACACATTTATCACATTAACTACCGGCGATCGTATGGTTGTCGCAGAGTCGCTGGATGATGTGCTAGCACGCGCGATCCGGTACCAACAAGCGAAATTTCTGGCTCCTGCGGGACCAGTGACACCTGCCTAA
- a CDS encoding flagellar hook-length control protein FliK has translation METRDAQSVQAPTLSLPPRTIGVAGSAPVDALAFINLIQQNTAAITKSPGAQASTPTGSSATDRPASQDRDDSSSESDDSSAVRSSDDAAQAVEESSDSNDDFAQQAILDASDSESIDDGSEEEDLIIGEAKVTAPIEDAADKKLEEGERVAEAEASELSASESLTEVAGDRSQEEASAVDVNEEQEEALADFDQQLADAAAEGSSTAADSDAIEDAVAAKDKQETDAESELTESEAGTKLVQEIIAEEQQQDESPADSDEGEQIRQAQEAAAAALEQEPDADGPSAAEQFAEDRREASERLSKETEVQQEAAADAGVDPSAEGETTSAPQRIAAPTPGTNAASAAAEIAAPPTASTAPQAAATSGGESSSVSEPGLGTAIQRGLQRGLLHSAKSSGDAPVIDTAKQIQLIQRVSQAVRNAQTHGGPIKLRLSPPELGSLRVELQVDEGGMKAKLEAESEAVRKVLLDNLPQLRDRLAELNLRVDSFDVSVGQNGNPQDAGGAPADQQQNSSNQQSSSGKRDSARAENSSVEATSTSVMTSDGQLNVMA, from the coding sequence ATGGAAACGCGAGATGCTCAGAGCGTGCAAGCGCCGACGCTGTCATTGCCGCCGCGGACGATCGGTGTCGCTGGAAGTGCGCCTGTCGATGCGTTGGCGTTCATTAACCTGATTCAGCAAAACACCGCGGCGATCACCAAGTCGCCGGGCGCACAAGCGTCGACGCCGACCGGGTCTTCGGCGACGGATCGCCCTGCTTCGCAAGATCGAGACGATTCATCCAGCGAAAGCGATGATTCGTCCGCAGTTCGTTCGTCGGATGATGCAGCGCAGGCGGTCGAGGAGTCGTCCGATTCCAACGACGACTTTGCGCAACAAGCGATCCTCGACGCTTCCGACAGCGAATCGATTGACGATGGCTCTGAGGAAGAAGATTTGATCATTGGCGAAGCGAAAGTGACCGCTCCGATCGAAGACGCCGCCGACAAAAAGTTGGAAGAAGGTGAAAGAGTAGCGGAAGCCGAAGCTTCGGAACTTTCGGCCAGCGAATCGTTGACTGAAGTGGCCGGCGACAGATCGCAGGAGGAAGCGTCCGCGGTTGATGTCAATGAGGAGCAAGAAGAGGCGCTTGCCGACTTCGACCAACAACTTGCCGATGCTGCCGCTGAGGGATCTTCAACCGCTGCCGATTCGGATGCGATCGAAGATGCGGTGGCGGCGAAGGATAAACAGGAAACCGACGCCGAGTCGGAACTGACCGAATCAGAGGCGGGGACCAAGTTGGTCCAAGAGATCATTGCCGAGGAGCAGCAACAAGACGAAAGCCCCGCCGATTCGGACGAGGGCGAGCAGATTCGCCAAGCACAAGAAGCTGCGGCCGCCGCCTTAGAGCAAGAGCCTGACGCAGACGGACCGTCGGCGGCGGAGCAGTTTGCCGAGGATCGCCGTGAGGCGAGCGAGCGTCTTAGCAAAGAGACCGAAGTTCAGCAGGAAGCCGCTGCCGATGCTGGAGTCGATCCGTCGGCCGAAGGGGAGACAACATCCGCTCCGCAACGGATAGCGGCGCCGACGCCTGGTACGAATGCGGCGAGCGCCGCAGCCGAGATCGCCGCGCCTCCCACTGCAAGTACGGCCCCGCAAGCGGCTGCGACAAGCGGTGGAGAGTCGTCGAGCGTCTCAGAACCTGGTTTGGGGACGGCGATTCAACGCGGATTACAGCGGGGATTGCTGCACAGCGCAAAGTCATCCGGCGATGCTCCGGTAATCGATACGGCGAAACAAATCCAGCTAATCCAACGGGTCTCCCAAGCGGTTCGCAACGCGCAAACGCATGGCGGCCCCATCAAATTGCGTCTGAGCCCGCCAGAGCTGGGATCGCTCCGCGTCGAATTGCAGGTCGACGAAGGGGGAATGAAAGCGAAATTGGAAGCGGAAAGCGAAGCGGTGCGTAAAGTGCTGCTCGACAACCTGCCGCAGTTGCGCGATCGATTGGCGGAATTGAACCTGCGCGTCGATTCGTTCGATGTTTCGGTCGGTCAAAACGGAAACCCGCAAGACGCCGGCGGAGCGCCGGCCGATCAGCAACAGAATTCATCCAATCAGCAATCGTCGAGCGGCAAACGAGATTCGGCCAGAGCGGAAAATTCCAGCGTGGAAGCGACTTCGACGTCCGTCATGACAAGCGATGGACAGCTTAACGTGATGGCCTAA
- a CDS encoding flagellar hook assembly protein FlgD yields MSSVGGTGSTNSSSGAGAKQGNSLQDLDMDQFLKLMIAELQNQDPMEPMKNSEMLEQIGQIRNITATEQLSTTLTNVLDGQNILSATTLIGGQVQALTDQGDVVFGVVTGAQITPNDDGVREVFLKVMTDDGIATVKLDDIFTVLPASAGQAPPEEGEETDETDGTDGTDTNTGGASGSDDTSGSDESDGAGEDDTSVAA; encoded by the coding sequence ATGTCAAGTGTAGGCGGCACAGGGTCGACAAACAGTAGTAGCGGCGCTGGGGCGAAGCAAGGGAACAGCTTGCAAGATCTTGACATGGATCAGTTCCTGAAACTCATGATCGCCGAGTTACAGAATCAGGATCCGATGGAGCCGATGAAGAACTCAGAGATGCTGGAGCAGATCGGACAGATCCGTAACATCACCGCGACAGAACAATTGTCGACCACGCTGACGAACGTTTTGGACGGCCAAAACATTTTGTCCGCCACCACGTTGATCGGCGGACAAGTTCAAGCGCTCACCGACCAAGGGGATGTGGTGTTTGGCGTGGTGACCGGCGCCCAGATCACTCCGAATGATGATGGCGTGCGAGAGGTGTTTTTGAAAGTCATGACCGACGACGGAATCGCGACGGTCAAACTGGACGACATCTTCACCGTGCTTCCCGCTTCCGCCGGACAGGCTCCGCCGGAAGAAGGTGAGGAAACGGACGAGACGGATGGAACCGACGGAACGGACACGAACACTGGCGGCGCAAGCGGATCGGACGATACTAGCGGCTCGGATGAGTCCGACGGCGCCGGTGAAGACGATACAAGCGTCGCTGCGTAG
- a CDS encoding flagellar motor protein MotB, whose amino-acid sequence MGDDDDAVGIPEWVVTFGDMMSLLLTFFIMLVSMSEIKKEEHFQALVESFRRQFGHDDSMNSVVAGTAQPRNSHLSNLATMGRAKRFSTQEGGDKVKAPVGDSPQVRIIRPGSSTAVGTVIYFSGESAKLTDEMKRDLQAQAQEFGGKPQKIEIRGHAAPKPLAPGAPFVDHYDLGYERCRAVMDFLVSLGIDPRRIRISTAGKNEPIHIGTDPLKSKQNPRVEVFLLDEVVDDLVGSGAEQSQRITNGGPTGDTKP is encoded by the coding sequence ATGGGCGATGACGATGACGCAGTAGGTATCCCTGAATGGGTTGTGACCTTTGGCGATATGATGTCGCTGCTGTTGACCTTCTTCATCATGTTGGTCTCGATGAGCGAGATCAAAAAAGAAGAACACTTCCAAGCTTTGGTCGAATCCTTTCGCCGCCAGTTTGGCCATGACGACTCGATGAATAGTGTCGTCGCCGGCACCGCGCAGCCGCGCAACTCTCACTTGTCGAACCTGGCGACCATGGGACGCGCCAAGCGTTTTAGCACGCAGGAGGGGGGCGACAAAGTAAAAGCCCCCGTCGGCGACAGCCCGCAAGTGCGGATCATACGCCCTGGCTCGAGCACGGCAGTCGGCACGGTGATTTACTTCAGCGGCGAGTCGGCCAAGCTGACCGACGAAATGAAGCGTGATTTGCAGGCCCAAGCGCAAGAGTTCGGCGGCAAGCCGCAGAAGATCGAGATTCGCGGACATGCGGCGCCCAAGCCGTTGGCGCCGGGCGCTCCGTTTGTGGATCACTATGACCTGGGATACGAACGTTGTCGGGCGGTGATGGATTTTTTGGTGTCGCTGGGGATAGATCCACGGCGAATACGGATTTCAACGGCTGGAAAGAACGAACCGATTCATATAGGCACCGATCCGTTAAAATCGAAACAAAACCCCCGCGTCGAGGTGTTTTTGCTCGACGAAGTCGTTGATGACCTGGTTGGATCAGGAGCCGAACAGTCGCAGCGTATCACCAACGGCGGACCGACTGGGGATACAAAGCCATAG
- a CDS encoding motility protein A — MDIASVIGLIAAFGLILTAILIAPGSSLAAFIDAPSILVVCGGAVAACMMAFPLKSIVSSPMALKVCFLNKPTDVVALIKEIVSLAETARRDGLLALEGRIAEISNPFIIVGIQMAVDGARPDVIEDLLRTEIDAVATRHRDTKAIYDQMGRFAPAYGMIGTLLGLIIMLGNMSDPSSIGSGMAVALLTTLYGAIVSNCVFLPFAEKLSFLNKQELLTMEIIVRGIMAIQSGENPRVIEQKLRTFLPPAARKKSEEAK, encoded by the coding sequence ATGGACATCGCGTCGGTAATAGGGCTGATCGCCGCATTTGGGTTGATTCTCACCGCGATTCTGATTGCGCCCGGGTCCTCGTTGGCGGCGTTCATTGACGCGCCCTCGATTCTGGTCGTCTGCGGCGGCGCGGTCGCGGCCTGCATGATGGCGTTTCCGCTGAAATCGATCGTCAGTTCGCCGATGGCGCTGAAGGTCTGCTTTCTGAACAAACCGACCGACGTCGTCGCGTTGATCAAAGAAATCGTCAGTCTGGCCGAAACCGCGCGGCGCGACGGTCTATTGGCGCTGGAAGGCCGCATCGCCGAAATCAGCAATCCCTTTATTATTGTGGGGATTCAAATGGCGGTCGACGGCGCGCGCCCTGACGTCATTGAGGATCTCTTACGAACCGAAATCGACGCCGTCGCGACGCGGCATCGCGACACGAAAGCAATATACGACCAGATGGGGCGTTTCGCACCGGCTTACGGCATGATCGGCACGCTGCTTGGCCTGATTATCATGTTGGGCAATATGAGCGATCCGTCCTCGATCGGTTCTGGGATGGCGGTCGCTTTGTTGACCACGCTCTATGGGGCGATCGTCTCGAACTGCGTCTTTCTGCCGTTTGCCGAAAAGCTCTCGTTTTTGAACAAGCAAGAGTTGCTGACGATGGAAATCATCGTCCGCGGCATTATGGCGATTCAGTCAGGCGAGAACCCGCGGGTGATCGAACAAAAACTGCGCACCTTCCTGCCGCCGGCCGCACGTAAGAAATCGGAAGAGGCCAAATAA
- the fliJ gene encoding flagellar export protein FliJ codes for MASFHFRLATYLKLKIAARDQRQAELMEVLSIQEQLTREMQETAELLETTITEARDGCSVGRMNVDSLIVAQRELNHLRSLIAHKQSLQRKLNPHIEQRRNALLEAEKEVRSLEKLRERQEKRFQTEQERLDSLELDEIGLIAFARKER; via the coding sequence ATGGCAAGTTTTCATTTCCGACTAGCGACTTACCTGAAGCTGAAAATCGCTGCGCGCGACCAGCGTCAGGCCGAGTTGATGGAAGTGTTGTCAATTCAAGAGCAATTGACCCGTGAAATGCAGGAAACGGCCGAGTTATTAGAGACGACGATCACCGAAGCGCGTGACGGTTGCTCGGTCGGTCGCATGAATGTCGACAGCTTGATTGTCGCTCAGCGAGAATTGAATCATCTCCGTTCACTAATTGCCCACAAACAAAGTTTGCAGCGGAAGCTGAATCCCCATATCGAACAGCGTCGCAACGCGTTGTTGGAAGCGGAAAAAGAGGTTCGTTCGCTCGAAAAACTGCGAGAGCGCCAAGAGAAGCGTTTTCAAACCGAGCAAGAGCGACTGGATAGTTTGGAATTAGACGAAATCGGGCTGATCGCCTTCGCCAGGAAGGAACGGTAA